In Emys orbicularis isolate rEmyOrb1 chromosome 12, rEmyOrb1.hap1, whole genome shotgun sequence, one genomic interval encodes:
- the KCNS1 gene encoding potassium voltage-gated channel subfamily S member 1: MVNKTINYWDPDFEDDVININVGGLRRRLSSSALSKFPNTRLGRLLTCDSEESILQLCDDYDVSAREFYFDRNPGFFLYVLHFYQTGKLHVMDELCVFSFCQEIEYWGINEFFLDSCCSYRYHERKLESRHYNWDEESEVSSVDTSPDEISDFNHDLLRYSTLRCGNLRKRLWLTMENPGYSIPSKLFSFVSISVVLVSIATMCIHSMPEYQVLDEDDNVLDDPVLHNLEYFCIAWFTFEVSSRLLLAPNLKKFFKHPLNLIDIVSVLPFYITLLVDVTLGSDSELGNLGKVVQVFRLMRIFRVLKLARHSTGLRSLGATLKHSYREVGILLLYLAVGVSVFSGVAYTAEKEEDVGFDTIPACWWWGTVSMTTVGYGDVVPVTVAGKLAASGCILGGILVVALPITIIFNKFSHFYRRQKALEAAVRNSDKKEPKDSENYPSQNRDSEALGEAFQEGGREDFHDQTRDTLPAH, encoded by the exons ATGGTCAACAAGACCATAAACTACTGGGATCCTGATTTTGAGGACGATGTCATCAACATTAACGTTGGGGGTCTGCGAAGAAGGCTCAGCTCCAGTGCTCTCTCTAAATTCCCCAACACCCGGCTGGGGCGTTTGCTGACCTGCGACTCGGAGGAGTCCATCCTGCAGCTCTGTGATGACTACGATGTGAGCGCCAGGGAGTTCTACTTTGATAGAAACCCAGGCTTCTTCCTATACGTGCTGCACTTCTACCAGACTGGGAAGCTGCATGTCATGGATGAGCTGTGCGTTTTCTCCTTCTGCCAGGAAATAGAGTACTGGGGCATCAACGAGTTCTTCCTGGACTCCTGCTGCAGCTACCGCTACCATGAGCGTAAGCTGGAGAGCCGGCACTACAACTGGGATGAGGAGAGCGAGGTCAGCAGCGTGGACACATCCCCCGACGAGATCTCTGACTTCAACCATGACCTGCTCCGCTACAGCACCCTGCGCTGCGGCAACTTGCGTAAGCGCCTCTGGCTCACCATGGAGAACCCAGGCTACTCCATCCCCAGCAAACTCTTCAGCTTTGTGTCCATCAGCGTGGTGCTCGTTTCCATAGCCACCATGTGCATCCACAGCATGCCTGAGTACCAGGTACTGGACGAGGATGACAACGTGCTAGACGACCCTGTCCTGCACAATCTGGAGTATTTCTGTATCGCCTGGTTCACCTTTGAAGTGTCCTCCCGCCTGCTGCTTGCACCCAACCTGAAGAAGTTCTTCAAGCACCCGCTGAACCTGATTGACATTGTCTCAGTGCTGCCTTTTTACATCACCCTCTTGGTGGATGTGACTCTGGGCAGTGACTCAGAGCTGGGGAACCTGGGCAAGGTGGTGCAGGTGTTCCGGCTCATGAGGATATTCCGGGTGCTGAAGCTGGCTCGGCATTCAACTGGACTGAGGTCGCTAGGGGCCACCTTGAAG CACAGCTACAGAGAGGTGGGCATCCTGCTGCTCTACCTGGCGGTGGGAGTCTCCGTGTTCTCCGGAGTGGCCTACACAGCGGAAAAGGAAGAGGACGTTGGTTTTGACACAATCCCTGCCTGCTGGTGGTGGGGGACAGTCAGCATGACGACTGTGGGCTACGGCGACGTGGTGCCGGTGACCGTGGCCGGCAAGCTGGCAGCTTCGGGGTGCATTCTGGGCGGGAttctggtggtggctctgcccaTCACCATCATCTTCAACAAGTTCTCCCACTTCTACCGCAGGCAGAAGGCCCTCGAGGCTGCCGTGCGGAACAGCGACAAGAAGGAGCCCAAGGACTCTGAGAATTATCCCAGCCAGAACCGTGACTCAGAGGCTCTGGGTGAAGCCTTccaggagggaggcagagaggattTCCATGACCAGACCAGAGACACCCTTCCTGCTCACTGA